A part of Dokdonella sp. genomic DNA contains:
- the rplI gene encoding 50S ribosomal protein L9, protein MQLILLQKVKNLGNLGDKVNVKPGYGRNYLVPQGKAVAATEANLAEFEKRRAEYEAKANQQLAGAEARKAQFDAAEPVTIKANASTEGKLFGSVGPRDIAEAFTGIGLALDKSEVVQGDGPIRHVGEFEVRVHLHADVDAMVKVIVVAES, encoded by the coding sequence ATGCAATTGATCCTCCTGCAGAAAGTGAAGAATCTCGGCAACCTTGGCGACAAGGTCAACGTCAAGCCGGGATATGGCCGCAACTACCTCGTGCCGCAGGGCAAGGCCGTCGCGGCGACCGAAGCCAACCTGGCCGAGTTCGAGAAGCGTCGCGCCGAGTACGAAGCCAAGGCCAACCAGCAGCTCGCCGGCGCCGAGGCGCGCAAGGCACAGTTCGATGCTGCCGAGCCAGTCACGATCAAGGCCAACGCCAGCACCGAAGGCAAGCTGTTCGGTTCGGTCGGTCCTCGCGACATCGCCGAGGCGTTCACCGGCATCGGCCTCGCCCTCGACAAGAGCGAAGTCGTGCAGGGCGACGGCCCGATCCGCCATGTCGGCGAGTTCGAGGTGCGCGTGCACCTGCATGCCGACGTCGACGCGATGGTCAAGGTCATCGTCGTCGCCGAGAGCTGA
- the rpsR gene encoding 30S ribosomal protein S18, whose protein sequence is MSKFFRRKKFCRFTAEGVTEIDYKDLNTLRQYITETGKIVPSRITGTKARYQRQLTTAVQHARFLALLPYSDSH, encoded by the coding sequence ATGTCCAAGTTCTTCCGCCGCAAGAAGTTCTGCCGCTTCACCGCCGAGGGCGTGACCGAGATCGACTACAAGGATCTCAACACGCTGCGCCAGTACATCACCGAGACCGGCAAGATCGTGCCGAGCCGCATCACCGGCACCAAGGCGCGCTACCAGCGCCAGCTGACCACGGCCGTGCAGCACGCACGTTTCCTTGCCCTGTTGCCATACAGCGACAGCCACTGA
- the rpsF gene encoding 30S ribosomal protein S6 codes for MRHYEIVFMVHPDQSEQVPAMIERYKSMIEADGGKIHRLEDWGRRQLAFPIQHLAKAHYVLLNIEANQGVLDELVSGFRYNDAVLRHLVIKRDNAVTEMSAIMKNKDDKGDRRRRDDEGGFGGDGDFEERGGRGDRGERSERAASAAAAE; via the coding sequence ATGCGTCACTATGAAATCGTGTTCATGGTCCATCCGGACCAGAGCGAGCAGGTCCCCGCGATGATCGAGCGCTACAAGTCGATGATCGAGGCCGATGGCGGCAAGATCCACCGTCTCGAAGATTGGGGCCGCCGCCAGCTTGCATTCCCGATCCAGCACCTCGCCAAGGCGCACTACGTGCTGCTCAACATCGAGGCGAACCAGGGGGTGCTCGACGAACTCGTGTCCGGCTTCCGCTACAACGACGCCGTGCTGCGCCATCTGGTCATCAAGCGCGACAACGCCGTCACCGAGATGTCGGCGATCATGAAGAACAAGGACGACAAGGGCGATCGCCGCCGTCGCGATGACGAAGGTGGCTTCGGTGGTGATGGTGATTTCGAGGAGCGTGGTGGCCGCGGTGATCGTGGCGAGCGTTCCGAGCGCGCGGCCTCTGCCGCGGCAGCCGAATAA